One window of the Ictidomys tridecemlineatus isolate mIctTri1 chromosome 11, mIctTri1.hap1, whole genome shotgun sequence genome contains the following:
- the LOC144368349 gene encoding myomegalin-like: MERELLDLRAQVSKQEKLLESTAERLKTANQQKENMEQFIVSQLTRTHDILKKARTNLERKQRFHLTQSQSLLQIHHHLTSAL, encoded by the exons ATGGAAAGGGAGCTCCTGGATCTGCGAGCCCAAGTATCTAAACAGGAGAAGCTCCTTGAGAGCACAGCTGAGCGTCTGAAGACTGCTAACCAGCAGAAGGAAAACATGGAGCAGTTCATTGTCAGCCAGC tgacCAGGACCCATGATATTTTGAAGAAGGCAAGGACTAACTTGGAGCGAAAGCAACGATTCCATCTTACACAGTCACAGAGCCTGCTTCAAATACATCACCATCTGACATCAGCTCT GTGA